GGGCTCGTTCGTCGGTTCGATGAAGAGCTCCAGCCGGTGAACATCGCTCAGGCGGAGCGCCCATGCCGACAGGGCGTTGAGCGCGGCAGTGGCATAGCCACGTCCGCGGAATTCGGGCGAGACCCAGTAGTGGAGACTGGCTCGCCCATGAGCCTCCTCGCGATAACCGGTGGCGCCGTCCGGCGCCACCGCGCGGAGCCAGAGCCCGATTCCTCCGAGAGCTTCGTCGGTCCCGCTGTCGGTAATGGCCAAGGACAGTCCCAATCCAAGTTCGGCGCGAAGTTTCTGACGCCGGACTTGCTCACG
This sequence is a window from Mycobacteriales bacterium. Protein-coding genes within it:
- a CDS encoding GNAT family protein, producing the protein REQVRRQKLRAELGLGLSLAITDSGTDEALGGIGLWLRAVAPDGATGYREEAHGRASLHYWVSPEFRGRGYATAALNALSAWALRLSDVHRLELFIEPTNEPSWRTAERARYHREGLLRSWQQLGDSRRDMFVYSRLPDD